The following are from one region of the Chloracidobacterium sp. genome:
- a CDS encoding ribonuclease J, giving the protein MSKIEIIPLGGIGEFGMNCMGIRYGDEMIVVDAGMGFPEETPFGVDISIPNFDFLEEYRDDLTALILTHGHEDHIGALAYILRKFNLPVYASRFTHALAEKRLEEFKMLDDVLLHRVTAGDKIEVGNFQIEFIHASHSLVDCFSLAITTPIGTIIHTGDYKIDDTPVIGRPYDLKTLNRIGDEGVLALLGDSTNATVPGRTPSEQAVIPAFREIFEETEGRLFVATFSSSLHRLQIVFDVAHEYGRKVCVLGRSMMKNVEIAEEQGLLKIGHGTKIDLSDARALDDDEICYLVTGSQGETRAALWNIATSTYKGMQIEKGDTVVLSARIIPGNEKSISRLIGHLYKRGANIIEERRRLVHVSGHASQEDIRIMVEAARPRYVIPIHGEYRMLFRHKEFVKNHIPGYTDENIVLIENGDVLELDEYGARVIANHELHKTFIDEESLGEIEYDVVRERKKLAYGGAVSLVVTVNRSTHELVGEPQISFNGVAGLDLTNGFTSDARRAIADAVGEMKRDQIADKTVFKENLRIHLKRFVQKELGTKPVIVTTIVEV; this is encoded by the coding sequence TTGTCTAAAATCGAAATAATTCCGCTCGGCGGTATCGGCGAGTTCGGAATGAACTGCATGGGTATACGTTATGGCGACGAGATGATCGTCGTTGACGCCGGAATGGGTTTCCCGGAAGAGACCCCTTTCGGTGTCGATATTTCGATCCCGAATTTCGATTTCCTTGAAGAGTATCGCGACGACCTGACGGCATTGATACTCACTCATGGCCACGAAGACCATATCGGGGCGCTTGCCTATATCCTTCGCAAGTTCAACCTTCCGGTCTATGCATCGCGGTTCACGCATGCCCTCGCCGAAAAGCGGCTCGAGGAGTTCAAAATGCTCGACGATGTTTTGCTTCATCGCGTCACTGCAGGCGATAAGATCGAGGTGGGCAACTTTCAGATCGAGTTCATCCATGCATCGCATTCTTTGGTTGATTGCTTTTCGCTTGCGATAACGACGCCGATCGGCACGATAATCCATACCGGCGACTACAAGATCGACGATACGCCGGTCATTGGCCGGCCGTATGATCTAAAGACGCTGAATCGCATCGGCGACGAAGGTGTGCTCGCGCTTCTCGGAGATTCTACAAATGCCACCGTTCCTGGCCGCACACCGTCTGAACAGGCCGTGATCCCGGCGTTTCGTGAGATTTTTGAGGAGACCGAAGGCCGGCTGTTCGTCGCGACCTTCTCGTCATCGCTTCACCGACTCCAGATCGTCTTTGACGTTGCCCATGAGTACGGCCGAAAGGTCTGTGTTCTTGGGCGATCGATGATGAAGAACGTCGAGATCGCCGAAGAACAGGGGCTTTTGAAGATCGGTCATGGAACGAAGATCGATCTTAGCGACGCCCGCGCGCTCGATGACGACGAGATATGTTATCTGGTCACCGGCTCACAGGGAGAGACGCGTGCCGCATTGTGGAATATCGCTACGTCAACCTACAAGGGGATGCAGATCGAAAAAGGTGATACGGTCGTGCTCTCAGCAAGGATAATCCCAGGTAACGAGAAGAGTATCAGCCGCCTGATAGGACATCTCTATAAACGCGGTGCCAACATAATCGAAGAACGCAGAAGGCTCGTTCATGTATCAGGCCACGCATCTCAGGAAGATATCAGGATCATGGTGGAGGCGGCACGCCCACGCTATGTGATTCCTATCCATGGCGAGTATCGAATGCTGTTTCGCCACAAGGAGTTCGTAAAAAACCACATCCCGGGCTATACGGATGAGAATATTGTCCTCATCGAGAACGGGGATGTCCTCGAACTCGATGAATATGGCGCGAGAGTCATCGCAAATCACGAGCTTCATAAGACCTTTATTGACGAAGAGTCACTAGGCGAGATCGAATACGATGTTGTCCGCGAGCGAAAGAAGTTGGCTTATGGCGGAGCGGTTTCGCTCGTCGTTACGGTCAACCGGTCGACGCATGAACTGGTCGGTGAACCGCAGATATCATTCAACGGCGTCGCCGGTCTCGATCTGACCAACGGATTCACGTCGGATGCCCGCCGTGCGATCGCCGATGCGGTAGGTGAAATGAAACGTGACCAGATCGCCGACAAGACGGTATTTAAGGAAAACCTGCGGATCCATTTGAAGCGATTTGTTCAAAAAGAGCTCGGGACCAAGCCCGTTATCGTTACCACAATAGTCGAGGTCTAG